In Quercus robur chromosome 11, dhQueRobu3.1, whole genome shotgun sequence, the following proteins share a genomic window:
- the LOC126705253 gene encoding uncharacterized protein LOC126705253, producing MESSTNPDPAALALQVQSLSATVEELTRQNQEMKQRLLQESNRADRGDDEDSNRRRTSTPEEASSDLLREMRKEMDELRNAIKGKTDQSLERIVRKTDSPFTIAVQECPVPSKFRLPQLEPFDGLKDPLDHLNTFRTTLGLQQPPDEIFCRSFPTTLKGAAREWFNKLPTSSIDNFEQLSNSFVRHFVGGQRPKRTADHLLTIKQGEKEPLRSYVTRFTRGMLEIDETDDKVHLTTFKAGLKSRDFVASLAKNPPKTMAETLLKAQKYMNAEEALAAIDGADKSREKKKEKEDDRRGLKRERHDRRNDDRRRDDKNPRPSKFTPLAMSVDQILTEIRDEPSLKWPKPLQSAPGLRDKRKYCRFHKDHGHYTEDCRDLKEQIEELIRNGKLQQYVKRGDFSRYGQKSQPVNARRDEDRHQPRPQNALGEIKTIAGGPTAGGSFKSLRKSYQRQVNSVHSVPPSKQRRTSEDLHFSEEEARSVKQPHDDPLVIMIMIEGFNTRRVLVDSGSSADIIYLPAFQQLKLDSKRLRPFESPLVSFSGDKVYPRGITTLTVTAGSYPLQVTNQHNFLIVDSPSSYNVIIGRPMLNRWKAAISTYCLKVKFPTEHGIGEIKGDQVLARECYHAVLASKENHTWTIEEKTPEIMEKLETISLAEGNPPRTTQIGTSMSRKTKDEIVSFLKSNLDIFRLESQGYARNPSKPHPAPSEC from the coding sequence ATGGAATCCAGTACAAACCCAGACCCTGCTGCGCTGGCCCTACAAGTTCAGTCGCTGTCAGCAACCGTGGAAGAACTCACAAGACAGAACCAAGAAATGAAACAACGACTACTACAAGAAAGCAATCGTGCGGATAGGGGAGACGATGAAGACAGCAACAGAAGGCGGACAAGTACTCCAGAAGAAGCAAGTTCGGACCTATTGagagaaatgaggaaagagatggacgagCTAAGAAACGCCATAAAAGGAAAGACAGACCAAAGTTTGGAGAGAATCGTCCGGAAGACGGATTCGCCCTTTACCATAGCTGTCCAAGAGTGCCCTGTACCCTCCAAATTCCGTCTACCACAACTAGAACCTTTCGACGGACTGAAAGACCCCTTGGATCACCTGAATACCTTCAGGACGACCTTAGGCCTCCAACAGCCACCTGACGAGATCTTCTGTCGCTCATTCCCTACGACCCTCAAAGGAGCAGCCAGGGAATGGTTCAACAAGTTGCCAACATCGTCCATCGACAATTTCGAACAGTTGAGCAACTCCTTTGTCCGTCACTTCGTGGGGGGGCAGCGACCAAAGAGAACTGCCGACCACTTACTTACCATCAAACAAGGAGAGAAGGAACCACTGAGGTCCTACGTGACACGCTTCACCCGAGGAATGTTGGAAATAGATGAGACGGATGACAAGGTACATCTCACAACCTTCAAAGCAGGATTGAAGTCCAGGGATTTTGTAGCATCCTTGGCAAAAAATCCCCCTAAGACGATGGCTGAGACACTGTTAAAGGCtcagaagtacatgaacgcgGAGGAAGCTCTGGCAGCTATTGATGGAGCAGATAAGAGcagggaaaagaagaaggaaaaggaggacGATCGAAGAGGGCTAAAACGAGAACGTCATGACAGGAGAAATGACGACCGAAGAAGGGACGATAAAAACCCTCGTCCGTCAAAATTCACCCCGCTGGCGATGTCCGTAGATCAAATTCTAACAGAAATAAGGGACGAACCATCCCTAAAGTGGCCAAAACCACTCCAGTCAGCACCTGGATTACGCGATAAAAGGAAATACTGCCGTTTCCATAAAGATCACGGGCACTACACGGAGGACTGCAGGGACCTGAAAGAGCAGATTGAAGAGCTCATCCGTAATGGGAAGCTACAACAGTACGTAAAGAGGGGGGATTTCAGCAGGTACGGACAGAAGAGCCAGCCAGTGAATGCACGAAGAGACGAAGATCGCCACCAACCTCGTCCACAGAATGCGCTAGGGGAAATAAAAACCATCGCCGGGGGACCAACCGCCGGAGGATCATTCAAGTCTCTCAGGAAGTCATACCAAAGACAGGTAAACAGCGTCCACAGTGTACCACCGTCAAAGCAAAGACGCACCAGTGAAGACTTGCATTTTTCTGAGGAGGAGGCCAGAAGTGTGAAGCAGCCCCATGATGATCCACTCGTCATTATGATCATGATCGAGGGGTTCAACACGCGAAGAGTCCTGGTCGACAGCGGAAGTTCTGCAGATATAATCTATCTTCCTGCTTTCCAACAACTAAAGCTGGACTCAAAAAGACTTCGTCCTTTTGAGTCTCCCCTAGTCAGCTTCAGCGGAGACAAAGTGTACCCCAGAGGAATCACGACGTTAACAGTTACAGCCGGGTCATATCCCCTTCAGGTAACCAACCAGCACAATTTTCTAATAGTAGACTCACCCTCGTCCTACAATGTGATCATTGGCAGACCAATGCTTAATCGTTGGAAAGCTGCTATCTCCACATACTGCCTAAAGGTGAAGTTCCCAACAGAGCATGGAATCGGGGAAATTAAGGGTGATCAAGTGCTGGCCAGGGAATGCTACCATGCCGTCCTGGCCTCAAAGGAAAACCATACGTGGACGATTGAGGAGAAGACGCCAGAGATTATGGAGAAACTTGAAACGATATCACTGGCTGAAGGGAACCCTCCAAGGACGACCCAAATAGGGACGAGCATGAGCCGAAAGACGAAAGACGAAATCGTCAGCTTTCTGAAGAGCAACCTGGACATTTTTCGCCTGGAGTCACAAGGATATGCCAGGAATCCCAGCAAGCCTCATCCAGCACCATCTGAATGTTGA
- the LOC126705254 gene encoding uncharacterized protein LOC126705254, which yields MVDTFEVRRSFPSVAFLLARLGSLVELSGDLLGAPSLAGSYPVVEEFVNRGSGLGSALGVLYPLLLESQAWFRSIRGQLRGENMGLEEGLGDLEGGSSSNVVEEETGIVAITTTPSRVPSSSHSPVPATARRFHALKENCSLKVEVFSKFKDRFQFPEGTKARLPRKGEKACAFAHGEVCFYEAAFSCGLRFPVHPFIMELLYHFNLAPGQIMPNSWRIVISCMVIWTTIADGDMISVNEFVYLYRLKESREFGYYEFVPWSRKARLVADLPSSFRYWKSRYFFVSGDGWETLPDDLWGNVPRLLRRWETPLIVKDRPELEARFAKRVQAALEYARTIEDFGELIDPRTLARHCLGPEPSLYVLKMTSKFNKEMYAKIKGKKNEPLSSIGQKRLRITDREKEKEVVERGSSTPTLDLDEGLLASPGVSIEEVARPSKKQKAASKGKGKADASVWSDAGTAMDRATELFTPAEMREVTSIPSHEMVSRHVHKLVQVLGETMHITTQYLANEEKAVVANSKVDALEAEASGLRKDLITTMDSLNASKEQVRVLTEQLDSERQTVKQKDELLATAAQKMKVAVAKAVTAFQSSEEYNTLLFQWYFKGFELLRRYLVKHGPVVSLDDLDFEAVDKEIEEDEAAQTGVSTGVEPPQATQDDEIPPSA from the exons aTGGTGGACACCTTCGAAGTTAGGCGTAGCTTCCCTTCCGTAGCCTTTCTCCTTGCCCGCCTAGGTTCCTTGGTAGAGCTGTCTGGTGACCTATTGGGTGCGCCTTCCCTCGCCGGTTCGTATCCTGTGGTGGAGGAATTTGTTAATAGGGGTTCTGGGTTAGGTTCGGCGTTGGGTGTTTTATACCCCCTTCTGTTGGAGTCTCAGGCTTGGTTTCGGTCTATCAGAGGGCAACTAAGAGGGGAAAATATGGGTTTAGAGGAAGGGTTAGGTGATCTAGAGGGGGGCTCGTCCTCAAATGTGGTTGAGGAAGAGACCGGGATCGTCGCTATAACCACCACTCCTTCCCGTGTTCCTTCGTCCTCCCATTCCCCTGTTCCGGCGACGGCCCGTCGATTTCATGCCTTGAAGGAAAATTGCTCCTTAAAAGTTGAGGTTTTTAGTAAGTTTAAGGACAGATTTCAATTTCCAGAGGGAACTAAGGCTCGTCTACCCAGGAAGGGCGAAAAAGCTTGTGCCTTTGCCCACGGAGAGGTTTGCTTTTACGAGGCAGCTTTTTCGTGTGGCCTCCGATTCCCCGTCCATCCATTCATAATGGAGCTTCTTTACCATTTTAACCTTGCACCGGGGCAAATTATGCCTAACTCTTGGAGAATAGTGATTAGCTGCATGGTGATCTGGACGACCATTGCTGACGGGGATATGATCTCAGTTAATGAGTTTGTCTACTTGTATCGTCTGAAAGAGTCCAGGGAGTTTGGGTACTACGAGTTCGTCCCTTGGTCTAGGAAGGCCCGTCTGGTAGCTGACCTTCCGTCGTCCTTTCGCTACTGGAAGTCAAGATACTTCTTTGTATCTGGGGACGGTTGGGAGACGCTGCCCGACGATCTGTGGGGGAATGTTCCTAGGTTGCTGCGACGATGGGAGACCCCGTTGATTG TGAAAGACCGTCCGGAGCTAGAGGCCAGGTTTGCCAAGCGAGTGCAGGCTGCTCTTGAATACGCCAGGACGATAGAAGATTTTGGAGAGCTGATTGATCCGCGAACCTTGGCTCGTCACTGCCTGGGGCCAGAACCTTCACTTTACGTCCTCA AAATGACGTCAAAATTCAACAAGGAGATGTATGCTAAAATCAAGGGCAAAAAGAATGAGCCCCTTTCCAGCATAGGCCAGAAGCGGCTGAGGATCACGGACAGGGAGAAGGAGAAAGAGGTAGTGGAGAGAGGGTCGTCCACACCTACCCTTGATCTGGACGAAGGTCTGCTTGCATCTCCTGGAGTTTCAATCGAGGAGGTTGCTCGTCCCTCGAAGAAGCAGAAAGCTGCTAGCAAGGGAAAAGGGAAAGCTGATGCCAGCGTCTGGTCAGATGCAGGGACGGCCATGGACCGTGCTACCGAGCTCTTTACCCCTGCTGAGATGAGGGAAGTTACGAGCATTCCTTCACACGAGATGGTGAGCCGCCACGTCCACAAACTCGTGCAG GTGTTGGGGGAGACCATGCACATCACCACTCAGTACCTGGCAAATGAGGAGAAGGCCGTCGTGGCCAACTCGAAGGTAGACGCTTTGGAGGCTGAAGCTTCTGGTTTGCGCAAGGACTTGATCACAACTATGGACTCTCTCAACGCTTCTAAGGAGCAAGTCCGCGTGCTGACGGAGCAGCTGGATTCTGAGAGACAAACCGTGAAGCAAAAGGACGAACTTCTAGCGACGGCTGCTCAGAAGATGAAGGTTGCGGTAGCCAAAGCCGTCACTGCCTTCCAATCCTCTGAAGAATACAACACCCTTCTCTTCCAGTGGTACTTTAAAGGGTTCGAGCTGCTGCGAAGGTATCTCGTCAAGCATGGTCCTGTCGTGAGTCTTGACGATCTGGACTTTGAAGCTGTTGACAAGGAGATTGAGGAGGACGAGGCGGCTCAAACAGGAGTGTCCACCGGCGTTGAACCACCTCAGGCTACTCAGGACGATGAAATTCCCCCTTCAGCCTAG